One Brachyhypopomus gauderio isolate BG-103 chromosome 15, BGAUD_0.2, whole genome shotgun sequence genomic region harbors:
- the ddx43 gene encoding putative ATP-dependent RNA helicase DDX43, which produces MSDWEDEYDERGVAVTRPPGVGTGARAAPTFPSGVPREVVCFGGGAPRGKPSRDRPQWRDRRDGDAGLDGAAVRGDSRDGGRWRGEGRVFGVDGDGSGSRRPVSLRVENALIGRIIGRGGGKIRELEESSGARIKINRGEYEGDLLIFGSSDVQQKAQTMIEELISGGSSVSWPQNDSESPGVKSTSCWSRTALQSSAGPTSTPIDWNALRENREKYETMKWQDLPALKKDFYIEAESVARRSAEEVRIWRKENNNVFVDDLREEGKRPVPNPVYTFEEAFVDFPEIMENIVRVGFQKPTPIQSQAWPVVLSGLDLIGIAQTGTGKTLAYLLPGFIHMDQQPVPRDQRGGPGMLVLTPTRELALQIEAECNKYRYKNFKSICVYGGGDRRAQIKMVTSGVDIVIATPGRLNDLQMNELINLRSITYLVLDEADRMLDMGFEPQIMKIILDIRRDRQTIMTSATWPTGVRRLAKSYLKDPMMVYVGTLDLAAVGTVQQTVLCVQEEEKKAYIFDFIHNMEPQDKVLIFVGKKIVADDLSSDLCLRGIAVQSLHGDREQRDREEALQDFKDGRVRILVATDLASRGLDVHDITHVVNYDFPRNIEEYVHRVGRTGRAGRSGTSVTLVTRGDWKMAAELIHILERAGQEVPEELVLMAERYEKHRREKDMFPTKPRGGGRGGGAQRGRDRFRDDCNWRF; this is translated from the exons ATGTCGGACTGGGAGGACGAGTACGACGAGCGCGGCGTCGCCGTCACGAGACCCCCGGGCGTCGGTACCGGCGCGCGTGCGGCGCCGACGTTCCCCTCCGGTGTACCGAGAGAGGTCGTTTGCTTCGGCGGCGGAGCGCCACGCGGGAAACCGAGCCGGGACCGTCCGCAGTGGCGAGACCGGCGAGACGGAGACGCGGGGCTGGACGGCGCGGCGGTCCGCGGTGACTCCCGCGACGGCGGGAGATGGCGCGGAGAAGGCCGCGTGTTCGGCGTCGACGGCGACGGGTCCGGTTCCAGGCGGCCCGTGTCTCTCCGCGTGGAAAACGCGTTGATCGGGAGGATCATCG gtcgAGGAGGCGGGAAGATCCGTGAACTGGAGGAGAGTAGTGGGGCGAGAATAAAG ATTAACCGCGGGGAGTATGAGGGGGACTTGCTGATATTTGGCAGCAGTGATGTTCAGCAGAAAGCCCAGACTATGATCGAGGAGCTGATTTCTGGGGGGTCCAGTGTGTCTTGGCCCCAGAATG ACAGCGAGAGTCCTGGAGTGAAGAGTACCTCCTGCTGGTCACGGACTGCCTTACAGTCATCAGCTggccccacctccacacccataGACTGGAATGCCTTAAGGGAGAATAGGGAGAAATATGAGACTATGAAGTGGCAAG ACCTTCCAGCCCTGAAGAAGGATTTTTACATTGAGGCTGAGTCTGTGGCCAGGCGCAGTGCAGAAGAGGTCAGAATATGgag AAAAGAAAATAACAACGTGTTTGTGGACGAtctgagagaggaagggaagCGGCCCGTCCCGAACCCAGTGTACACGTTCGAAGAGGCTTTCGTTGACTTTCCTGAGATAATGGAGAATATAGTCAGAGTTGGGTTTCAAAAGCCAACTCCCattcag TCTCAGGCGTGGCCCGTGGTCCTGAGTGGCCTGGATTTGATTGGGATTGCTCAGACCGGCACTGGGAAGACCCTGGCCTACCTGCTCCCTGGTTTCATTCACATGGACCAGCAGCCTGT GCCCAGAGACCAGCGAGGTGGCCCTGGCATGCTGGTCTTAACTCCCACTCGTGAACTGGCCCTCCAGATTGAAGCAGAGTGTAATAAGTACAGATATAAAAACTTTAAAAG TATCTGTGTTTATGGAGGTGGTGATAGACGAGCCCAGATAAAGATGGTCACCAGTGGTGTTGACATCGTGATTGCCACGCCAGGAAGATTAAACGATCTACAAATGAACGAGCTCATTAACCTTCGATCCATCACCTACTTG GTATTAGATGAGGCAGATCGAATGTTGGACATGGGGTTTGAACCACAAATCATGAAAATCATTCTGGATATTCGACGTGACAGGCAAACAATTATGACCAG TGCCACATGGCCCACAGGCGTGAGACGTTTGGCCAAGTCCTACCTGAAAGACCCCATGATGGTGTATGTGGGCACCTTAGATCTAGCA GCGGTGGGCACCGTACAGCAGACGGTCCTGTGTGtgcaggaagaggagaagaaggCATACATCTTTGACTTCATCCACAACATGGAGCCACAGGACAAAGTGTTGATATTTGTTGGAAAAAAGATTGT GGCGGATGACCTGTCCAGTGACCTGTGTCTACGGGGGATAGCCGTCCAGTCGTTGCATGGGGACAGGGAGCAGCGGGACCGAGAAGAGGCCCTGCAGGACTTCAAAGATG GACGGGTCCGTATTCTGGTCGCCACCGACCTGGCTTCTAGAGGACTAGATGTTCATGACATCACCCATGTTGTCAACTATGACTTTCCACGCAACATAGAAGAGTATGTGCACCGAGTTGGGAGAACGGGTCGTGCCGG CCGATCCGGGACTTCTGTTACCCTGGTTACAAGAGGAGACTGGAAGATGGCAGCTGAACTCATACACATTCTTGAGAGAGCTGGCCAG GAAGTACCGGAAGAGCTGGTACTAATGGCAGAGCGCTATGAAAAGCACCGGAGAGAGAAGGACATGTTCCCTACCAAACCACGAGGGGgtgggagagggggcggggctcagagaggaagagacagattCAGAGACGACTGTAATTGGCGCTTCTGA